One Bacillota bacterium DNA segment encodes these proteins:
- a CDS encoding SH3 domain-containing protein encodes MKTYLLQLLHKGLPAAGLCSPGGLGSSVRPTVLMPHVSASMIRPDYWCNKMSDPDKVVMTPPEIRDFNKEIIDSLSERLYDLSNHPVSLSGNRLIDLMEKPFPAGPIYVMGKQVGYEFYGMLKNRMNLSGIKDDNRVEYAFTVRRTNIRAFPTSEVAGGEPCDPEDDYFQETALQPAEPAVILHRSADDQWYYAQTYNYRGWVSANDVAVDTDRGAWLDYRQVNEFLMVTGSNVRLNNNPYSPELSELEFGMGSRIPLADPAEVPSLIDGQSPCGNYAIKLPVRDQGGRLNFKTALLPVCNDVTEGYLPYTRSNIIRQAFKMQGERYGWGGMLNGRDCSSLVMDLYRVFGFNLPRNAREQEVTAGRTFRFEENPVDRQALLRKLRPGAALYFPGHVMLYLGEDTGRFYVISALGSYVRFREGEPEPEVVRVRGVVINDLTITRKNGKQWIEQLTTGKEFEKG; translated from the coding sequence TTGAAAACCTATCTTCTTCAACTCTTACATAAGGGACTGCCGGCGGCGGGCTTGTGTTCCCCGGGCGGACTTGGGTCTTCGGTCCGTCCCACAGTCCTGATGCCCCACGTTTCCGCGTCGATGATTCGCCCCGATTACTGGTGCAATAAAATGTCTGATCCCGACAAGGTCGTAATGACTCCTCCCGAAATCCGTGATTTCAACAAAGAGATAATCGATTCACTTTCGGAAAGGTTATACGACCTTTCGAACCACCCGGTTTCTCTTTCAGGGAACCGGTTGATTGACCTTATGGAGAAACCCTTTCCTGCCGGTCCGATCTATGTCATGGGGAAACAGGTTGGGTACGAGTTTTACGGCATGTTGAAAAACCGGATGAACCTATCCGGTATTAAGGATGACAACAGGGTCGAATACGCCTTTACCGTTAGAAGAACAAACATCCGGGCCTTTCCGACCTCCGAGGTAGCCGGCGGGGAACCCTGCGACCCCGAAGACGATTATTTTCAGGAAACAGCCCTACAGCCGGCCGAACCGGCGGTAATCCTGCACCGGAGCGCTGACGATCAATGGTATTATGCTCAGACGTACAACTACCGAGGATGGGTATCCGCAAACGATGTCGCGGTCGATACAGACAGAGGCGCATGGCTCGATTACCGGCAGGTAAACGAGTTCCTGATGGTAACCGGCAGCAATGTCAGGTTGAACAACAATCCCTATTCGCCTGAACTATCGGAACTTGAATTCGGTATGGGAAGCAGAATCCCGCTGGCCGATCCCGCCGAAGTTCCATCATTGATTGACGGGCAGTCTCCTTGCGGAAACTACGCGATTAAGCTTCCGGTCCGAGATCAGGGTGGAAGACTGAATTTTAAAACGGCGCTCTTGCCGGTATGTAATGACGTAACCGAAGGCTATCTTCCGTACACCCGGTCGAATATCATCCGACAGGCGTTCAAAATGCAAGGCGAACGCTATGGCTGGGGCGGGATGCTGAACGGCCGGGATTGTTCCTCCCTGGTCATGGATTTATACCGCGTTTTCGGCTTCAACCTGCCGCGCAACGCCCGCGAACAGGAAGTCACCGCGGGCCGGACCTTCCGCTTTGAGGAAAACCCGGTAGACCGGCAGGCGCTTCTCCGGAAGCTGCGCCCGGGAGCGGCGCTGTACTTCCCCGGTCATGTAATGCTGTATCTCGGTGAGGATACCGGCCGGTTTTACGTTATCAGCGCTCTCGGGTCTTATGTCCGGTTCAGGGAGGGTGAGCCAGAACCCGAGGTGGTTCGCGTTCGCGGGGTAGTGATAAACGATTTAACCATCACTCGTAAGAACGGGAAACAGTGGATCGAGCAGTTGACGACCGGAAAGGAGTTTGAGAAGGGTTAA
- a CDS encoding prenyltransferase encodes MSNVKNVLGPMRLPFLILTPACVLLGLGTAVWTSGSVNVFHLILALVGAVAAHISVNAFNEYYDFKSGLDARTERTPFSGGSGTLPANPGMAGHALATALITFAVIILIGVYFVWVWGSSLLPLGILGLLTVFAYTPWLTRNPWLCLVAPGLGFGPLMVMGTHFVLTGQYSWTAFIASLVPFFLVSDLLLLNQFPDVEADRGVGRRHFPIVVGNQASSLIYGGILLLAYLSVAAGVYFHYLPKASLIGLFTVLIAVPAFAGAYKHAEQTGKLIPHMGQNVIINIVTPVLVAVGLFIGS; translated from the coding sequence ATGAGCAACGTAAAAAATGTGCTTGGGCCCATGCGTCTCCCGTTTTTGATCCTGACCCCCGCCTGTGTATTGTTGGGGCTCGGGACGGCCGTCTGGACATCCGGAAGCGTTAACGTGTTTCATTTAATTCTTGCGCTCGTCGGTGCGGTGGCCGCGCACATCAGCGTTAACGCCTTTAACGAGTATTACGATTTCAAGAGCGGCCTCGACGCCCGGACGGAGCGGACCCCCTTCAGCGGCGGAAGCGGCACGCTTCCCGCGAACCCCGGCATGGCCGGCCACGCGCTGGCGACGGCGCTGATAACATTTGCCGTTATCATCCTGATCGGCGTCTACTTTGTATGGGTGTGGGGTTCATCTCTGTTGCCGCTGGGCATTCTCGGACTTCTGACCGTATTCGCCTATACGCCCTGGCTTACCCGTAATCCGTGGTTGTGCCTGGTCGCTCCCGGTCTGGGGTTCGGGCCGCTGATGGTCATGGGGACGCATTTCGTCCTGACGGGCCAATACTCCTGGACCGCGTTCATCGCATCGCTGGTGCCGTTCTTTCTGGTGAGTGATCTACTGCTCTTGAATCAGTTCCCGGATGTTGAAGCGGACCGGGGTGTGGGCCGGAGGCACTTTCCGATCGTCGTCGGTAACCAGGCCAGCAGCCTCATTTACGGCGGCATCTTGCTGCTGGCTTATCTGTCGGTTGCCGCCGGCGTTTATTTCCACTACCTGCCGAAGGCCAGCCTTATAGGGTTGTTCACGGTGTTGATCGCCGTGCCTGCTTTCGCCGGCGCTTACAAGCATGCCGAGCAAACCGGGAAGTTGATACCTCATATGGGACAGAACGTGATTATCAACATCGTAACGCCTGTGCTGGTTGCCGTGGGTCTGTTCATAGGCTCTTAG
- a CDS encoding YkgJ family cysteine cluster protein, with amino-acid sequence MEIPVNAADESRFKALNPEDRFTFECSEKCMGKCCRLITILLDPWDIEAIARHIKISGPDFLDIFCRYEFGTVSNWPFAWLKQAETGNCAFLLEDGRCSIYPVRPRNCRMYPIGRAVRFEDVEGTPRMREKLFMVEWADHCLGHEASRTWTVKEWLEDSGADKYFELSDAYLSVVDYATRELNSTAWLTSKTARLLMPLIFIPDTLRTKLNINEEAVDHETFYHRRLNAARMVLTEMAASFGFGPLAGTTINENTSIAERIRQMILID; translated from the coding sequence TTGGAAATACCCGTTAACGCCGCGGATGAGTCTCGATTCAAAGCACTTAACCCGGAGGACCGTTTTACCTTCGAGTGCAGCGAAAAATGCATGGGAAAGTGCTGCCGTTTAATAACCATCCTGCTCGATCCCTGGGACATCGAGGCCATTGCGCGCCACATCAAGATCAGCGGCCCCGATTTCCTGGATATCTTCTGCAGGTATGAATTCGGCACTGTGTCAAATTGGCCTTTCGCCTGGTTGAAGCAGGCGGAAACCGGAAATTGCGCCTTTCTTCTCGAAGACGGACGCTGCAGCATATACCCCGTCAGGCCGCGCAACTGCCGTATGTATCCGATAGGCCGCGCCGTGCGGTTTGAAGACGTCGAAGGAACGCCCCGCATGCGCGAAAAGCTGTTTATGGTCGAATGGGCTGACCACTGTCTCGGACATGAGGCAAGTCGCACTTGGACGGTGAAAGAGTGGCTTGAAGATTCAGGCGCGGACAAGTACTTCGAGCTGTCAGACGCCTACCTTTCGGTTGTGGACTACGCCACCAGGGAACTGAACAGCACCGCCTGGCTTACTTCAAAGACGGCGCGTCTGCTTATGCCTCTAATTTTTATACCGGATACCCTCCGGACAAAACTGAATATCAACGAAGAAGCGGTGGACCACGAAACGTTTTACCATCGCCGGCTGAACGCCGCCCGCATGGTCCTGACGGAAATGGCGGCCTCTTTCGGTTTCGGCCCTCTCGCCGGGACCACCATTAATGAGAACACCTCCATCGCCGAACGAATACGTCAGATGATTCTCATTGATTAG
- a CDS encoding ArsB/NhaD family transporter, with the protein MLSHYQVYLAVTVFVATYVLIVSERIHRTVAAFAGAAIIILSGIIPAEKAAGVIDWNTIGLLVGMMIIVGVTRETGVFEYLAIKASQIAKGHPLAILSSLAFVTAVVSAFLDNVTTVLLIVPVTFAIARKLELNPMPFLVAEIISSNVGGTATLIGDPPNIMIGSATRLGFMDFVVNLAPVIILIQVVTVFLLELIYRKDLIIPLDRRNRIYEFDAAAEIKDRRLLRKSLLVLGLVIAGFLLHQYLHLESMVIALSGAALLLIITRADPERPLNAVEWPVIFFFIGLFLLVGALEAVGVISLLAGASLQATHGATIATGMLIMWLSALTSAFLDNIPFVATMIPLIKEMGRLGHIQNLDFFWWCLSLGACLGGNGTIIGASANVVVAGIAEKRGLLISFVGYMKVAFPLMLVSIIISTGYMLLWSLLPKILAVAVTLSAAVVLYLILLFSHRRSEDR; encoded by the coding sequence ATTTTGTCCCATTACCAAGTGTACCTGGCTGTTACGGTCTTCGTTGCAACCTATGTCTTAATCGTTTCCGAAAGGATTCACCGCACTGTTGCCGCTTTTGCAGGCGCGGCGATCATTATCCTGTCCGGAATCATACCCGCGGAAAAGGCCGCTGGGGTTATAGACTGGAACACCATCGGACTTCTCGTCGGGATGATGATTATTGTCGGCGTGACCCGCGAGACCGGAGTTTTCGAATACCTCGCCATAAAGGCCTCCCAGATCGCCAAGGGACATCCCCTGGCCATACTGTCCTCCCTCGCGTTTGTCACCGCTGTTGTTTCCGCCTTTCTGGACAACGTCACCACCGTTCTGCTCATCGTACCGGTGACCTTTGCCATCGCCAGAAAGTTGGAGCTGAACCCCATGCCCTTCCTTGTCGCCGAGATCATCTCCTCCAACGTAGGAGGAACGGCCACCCTGATCGGCGACCCGCCCAATATCATGATCGGGAGCGCAACCCGTCTTGGTTTTATGGATTTTGTGGTCAATCTTGCGCCCGTAATCATTCTAATACAGGTGGTTACCGTTTTTCTCCTTGAACTTATCTATCGGAAGGATTTAATTATTCCTTTAGACCGTCGCAACCGGATTTACGAATTTGACGCCGCAGCGGAAATAAAGGACCGCCGGCTTTTACGGAAGTCCCTGCTCGTCCTCGGCCTTGTTATAGCGGGATTCTTGCTGCATCAGTACCTGCACCTCGAATCGATGGTGATTGCGTTAAGCGGGGCCGCGCTCCTCCTGATAATCACCCGCGCCGATCCCGAGCGCCCTCTGAATGCTGTTGAATGGCCTGTTATCTTCTTCTTCATCGGGTTATTCCTGCTGGTCGGCGCACTCGAAGCGGTGGGCGTGATTTCCCTGCTGGCCGGGGCGAGCCTTCAGGCCACGCACGGCGCCACCATAGCGACCGGGATGCTGATAATGTGGCTGTCGGCGCTGACTTCCGCCTTCCTTGACAATATTCCTTTCGTAGCCACCATGATTCCGCTGATAAAAGAAATGGGCCGCCTCGGACACATCCAGAACCTCGACTTCTTCTGGTGGTGCCTTTCGCTCGGAGCCTGTCTCGGAGGGAACGGGACCATCATCGGCGCCTCGGCAAACGTGGTTGTCGCCGGAATAGCCGAAAAACGAGGCCTATTGATTTCCTTTGTGGGCTATATGAAGGTGGCTTTTCCTTTAATGCTTGTTTCGATAATAATCTCTACCGGTTATATGCTCCTTTGGTCGCTGCTTCCAAAGATATTGGCCGTTGCTGTCACTTTATCGGCGGCGGTAGTTTTATATCTTATCCTCCTTTTCAGTCACCGGAGATCGGAAGACCGATAA
- a CDS encoding HD-GYP domain-containing protein → MRKIPINLLQPGMRVGQVLYNSLGQLLVNKGTILTEKLIARLRMAGIPSIYVENDFLSNVEIVDVITSEVRVKAKRQVRELLHETSVSGCGCAIIKLTEITRTIEQIIDQLFANPGLMVNLVDVRAIDDYTFGHSVNVCVLSLITGITLGYDRAKLLALGIGALLHDIGKAKIPDKILTKPGKLTKEEFEIVREHPVFGYNMLLKMPGVSVDSAHIAHEHHERYQGQGYPRGLKQKEIKDFAVICGIADVFDALTSDRVYRKAYPIHEAYELLSASGNFLFSYQMVEAFLQNIAAYPLGTTVRLSSGQIGVVVETRRGMAVHPRVRVFLDSTGSGIEPFDIELWENRDIVVAEVLDEKELKAAIARDVESGFIE, encoded by the coding sequence TTGCGTAAGATTCCCATCAACCTGCTCCAACCGGGGATGCGAGTAGGGCAGGTACTTTACAATTCATTGGGCCAGTTATTAGTAAACAAAGGGACTATCTTAACGGAGAAACTTATCGCAAGGTTACGGATGGCCGGAATTCCTTCCATATATGTCGAGAACGATTTTTTAAGCAATGTGGAGATAGTAGACGTTATTACCAGCGAAGTACGTGTGAAGGCCAAACGACAAGTGCGGGAACTCCTGCATGAGACGTCCGTATCCGGTTGCGGATGCGCAATCATCAAACTAACCGAAATAACAAGAACCATCGAGCAGATAATAGATCAGTTGTTCGCCAACCCCGGACTGATGGTCAACCTGGTTGACGTCCGCGCCATCGATGACTATACCTTCGGACACTCCGTCAACGTCTGCGTCTTGTCTCTGATTACCGGTATCACCCTTGGGTATGATCGGGCGAAACTACTGGCTCTCGGTATCGGCGCTTTGCTCCATGACATCGGGAAAGCCAAGATCCCGGATAAGATTCTTACAAAACCCGGCAAACTGACAAAAGAAGAATTCGAAATAGTCCGCGAGCACCCCGTTTTCGGCTATAACATGCTGCTGAAAATGCCGGGAGTAAGCGTTGATTCAGCGCACATCGCCCACGAACACCACGAGCGTTATCAGGGGCAGGGTTACCCGCGCGGCTTAAAGCAGAAGGAAATAAAGGATTTTGCCGTGATATGCGGGATTGCGGACGTTTTCGATGCCTTGACCTCCGACCGCGTTTACCGCAAGGCCTACCCGATACACGAGGCCTACGAACTCCTGTCCGCCTCAGGAAATTTCCTTTTCAGTTACCAAATGGTTGAAGCTTTCCTGCAGAACATCGCCGCGTATCCTCTCGGAACGACGGTGCGGCTTTCTTCCGGACAAATAGGCGTGGTAGTGGAAACGAGACGGGGTATGGCCGTACATCCGCGTGTCCGCGTTTTTCTTGACAGCACGGGCAGCGGGATCGAGCCTTTCGATATCGAGCTTTGGGAAAACAGAGACATCGTGGTGGCGGAGGTTCTGGACGAAAAGGAACTGAAAGCCGCAATCGCCCGCGACGTGGAATCAGGGTTTATAGAATAG
- a CDS encoding trypsin-like peptidase domain-containing protein: MKLRRWIVSVAIMAFVAGACFAGGCFVSEDLSRGARLAGGTGSAVAETEFPGGNPGAIAGIVERTGSAVVKIDTLSAVSDSQMDPFYNDPFFRQFFGGMPPRQQQYQPSLGSGFIISDDGYILTNEHVVDNASEIQVTVSGYSKPFKARVVGSDYDLDLTLLKIDAGKKLSYLKLGDAGKMKVGDWVIAIGNPYGLDHTVTVGVISAKGRPIDIEDRHYKNLLQTDASINPGNSGGPLLDLNGEVIGINTAVNAQAQGIGFAIPSSTVNSILSDLKNKGKVVRPWLGVQVQSVDKQWADYLGLSSTEGALVVGVVSGSPAERSGITRGDVVMEIAGSKIKTPDDLVSVVTKQKVGSKVDILVWRDGKLVRVSVSINEKPAKL; this comes from the coding sequence ATGAAATTACGGCGGTGGATTGTGTCCGTGGCCATAATGGCTTTCGTAGCCGGGGCATGTTTCGCGGGAGGGTGTTTTGTCAGCGAGGACTTATCCCGGGGGGCAAGGCTTGCGGGAGGTACCGGCAGTGCGGTCGCGGAGACGGAATTTCCCGGGGGTAATCCCGGCGCTATCGCGGGGATCGTCGAACGCACCGGGTCGGCCGTAGTAAAAATCGATACGCTGAGTGCGGTAAGCGACTCCCAAATGGACCCGTTTTACAACGATCCCTTCTTCCGTCAGTTTTTCGGGGGAATGCCGCCGCGGCAGCAACAGTATCAGCCATCGTTAGGCTCGGGATTTATCATTTCCGATGACGGTTACATCCTAACCAATGAGCATGTCGTGGACAACGCGAGCGAGATACAGGTTACCGTCTCAGGTTATTCCAAACCGTTCAAGGCCCGGGTGGTCGGTTCGGACTACGACCTCGACCTCACGCTGCTGAAGATCGATGCGGGTAAGAAGCTGTCGTACTTGAAATTGGGTGACGCGGGAAAGATGAAGGTGGGAGACTGGGTTATTGCGATCGGTAATCCTTACGGTTTGGACCACACGGTTACGGTGGGGGTTATAAGCGCAAAAGGTCGGCCGATAGATATTGAAGACCGGCATTATAAAAACCTCCTGCAGACGGATGCTTCGATTAATCCGGGTAACAGCGGCGGGCCTCTTTTAGACCTGAACGGCGAGGTGATAGGCATAAACACCGCCGTTAACGCGCAGGCGCAGGGTATAGGTTTCGCCATACCTTCGAGTACAGTTAACTCCATACTCAGCGATTTAAAGAATAAGGGGAAGGTTGTCCGTCCCTGGCTGGGAGTTCAGGTCCAGTCAGTGGATAAACAATGGGCCGATTACCTTGGGCTTTCATCGACCGAAGGCGCGCTGGTGGTGGGCGTTGTCTCCGGCAGCCCGGCCGAACGCTCCGGCATAACCAGGGGAGACGTGGTCATGGAGATCGCCGGCAGTAAGATTAAAACTCCCGATGATCTGGTTTCGGTCGTTACAAAGCAGAAAGTGGGTTCGAAAGTGGATATACTCGTATGGCGCGATGGTAAGCTGGTTCGGGTGTCGGTTTCCATTAACGAAAAGCCTGCCAAACTGTAA
- a CDS encoding stalk domain-containing protein, with the protein MMQTKWSRVLITSLFFVLLAAAYPSKSNAVQFSRNLSIGNRGPDVTYLQERLKKLGYLSAKPDGAFGRLTYEAVTRFERALGFPVDGVVTRSEWVVICPPPVQTANVRINGQLQKYTQPPVIINGSTLVPLRGIFEALGAQVTWANDTKTITAVKGDITVVLQIGGQSATKNGSQVSLLQPAMIINSVTMVPARFVGQAFGAKVDWDSTTRTVFISTGSGQKMVLGYYPVDYPGDNAAYNSLLSFGQSLTAIAFFALELTDKNNFSGSLPGNGIKAAGNLGAESLLVVHNYRGNGFDRNLVHKLLNDRNGWDGFIDNIVQLVKANGLGGVNIDLENIPPSDKDLYSEFLRRVSAALKPDGFIITVAVPAKTSNDLQNAWSGAFDYEAIGRTCDYMILMTYDEHWLKGAPGPVASISWVTKVVEHAVSCVQSHKLLLGIPTYGYDWSTQGAKVVRWNEVDRLLNKYGQDKVFWDSASATPCLHYKESGVDHEVWFENQYSLKPKLDLVHKYDLAGIGIWRLGFEDSSFWETVRRYF; encoded by the coding sequence ATGATGCAAACAAAATGGAGCAGAGTTTTAATAACCAGCCTGTTTTTCGTCTTGTTAGCCGCTGCTTATCCATCAAAATCGAATGCCGTTCAATTTTCCCGCAACCTTTCCATAGGAAACCGTGGTCCGGATGTAACCTATCTTCAAGAACGACTTAAAAAGCTGGGGTATCTTTCCGCCAAACCGGATGGCGCATTCGGGCGGCTAACTTATGAGGCCGTCACCCGTTTCGAACGGGCATTGGGTTTTCCTGTCGACGGTGTAGTAACGCGTTCGGAGTGGGTCGTTATTTGTCCCCCGCCTGTCCAGACCGCCAACGTTAGAATCAACGGACAGCTTCAAAAATACACCCAGCCTCCGGTGATAATCAACGGCTCGACGCTTGTGCCGCTGCGCGGTATCTTTGAGGCCCTGGGCGCGCAGGTTACATGGGCCAATGACACAAAAACCATAACGGCGGTCAAGGGCGATATCACGGTGGTTTTACAAATTGGGGGGCAATCCGCGACCAAAAACGGGTCGCAGGTATCGCTGCTCCAGCCGGCAATGATCATCAACAGCGTAACGATGGTTCCGGCACGCTTTGTGGGCCAGGCATTTGGAGCCAAGGTTGATTGGGATTCTACAACGCGGACGGTTTTCATAAGTACGGGTTCGGGGCAGAAAATGGTTCTGGGTTATTATCCGGTTGATTATCCGGGCGACAACGCGGCATACAACTCCCTCCTTTCTTTTGGCCAATCCCTCACAGCAATAGCGTTCTTTGCACTTGAACTGACTGATAAGAATAATTTCAGCGGTAGTTTGCCGGGTAACGGAATCAAGGCTGCCGGTAATCTCGGCGCTGAGAGCCTTCTGGTCGTTCATAACTACCGGGGAAACGGTTTCGACCGCAATCTCGTTCATAAGCTGTTGAACGACCGCAACGGCTGGGACGGTTTCATCGACAATATCGTTCAACTGGTCAAAGCAAACGGCCTGGGCGGCGTCAATATCGATTTGGAGAACATCCCCCCGTCGGACAAAGATCTTTACAGCGAATTCTTAAGGAGGGTTTCCGCGGCCCTAAAGCCGGATGGTTTTATAATCACGGTCGCCGTTCCCGCTAAGACCAGCAATGATTTGCAGAACGCCTGGAGCGGGGCCTTTGATTATGAAGCGATCGGCCGGACCTGCGATTATATGATTCTCATGACTTATGACGAACACTGGTTAAAAGGGGCACCCGGACCGGTGGCTTCAATTTCGTGGGTGACAAAGGTTGTGGAGCATGCCGTAAGCTGCGTTCAAAGTCACAAGCTTCTCCTGGGCATACCCACTTATGGTTACGACTGGTCGACGCAGGGAGCCAAGGTTGTGCGCTGGAATGAAGTGGACCGCCTTCTTAATAAGTACGGGCAGGATAAGGTCTTCTGGGACAGCGCTTCCGCGACCCCCTGCCTGCACTACAAAGAATCCGGAGTTGACCATGAGGTATGGTTTGAAAATCAGTACAGCCTTAAGCCTAAACTCGACCTGGTGCATAAGTATGACCTTGCGGGGATCGGCATCTGGCGTCTCGGGTTTGAGGACTCCAGTTTTTGGGAGACCGTAAGACGTTATTTTTAG
- a CDS encoding D-alanyl-D-alanine carboxypeptidase family protein, whose product MLLILTMIFFATWAFSGYAGAEPAAGQAAEDAGPAVSAQAAVVLDAKTGQVLYAKEPSKRMYPASTTKILTALVVLQNARLDDRIKATGKVVNTEGSAIWLKEGEELTVSDGLYALLLNSANDVAVALAEMVGGSEKEFASMMNRTAKACGATDSHFNNPHGLPDEDHYTTALDLAKITRVAMGNRLFKEIVATKTKNIERQAPDGLTLLINHNKLLWRYDGAIGVKTGYTTQSGQCLVSAARRGEREIISVILGDDLSVWDNAAALLDHGFSSYHLVELAKAGEVVGKFPVQKGTEQVLGKTARSLWSNIPAGADPVIIPRWRLEMRPIEAPVNQGDCIGTVVITGEQGEIGRVSVVAGNSVARLSIWPPVFRGVLVVVGALVVLRLLSAWFKRHRTRSFPRL is encoded by the coding sequence GTGTTGTTGATACTTACAATGATCTTTTTTGCAACCTGGGCCTTTTCGGGGTATGCCGGCGCGGAGCCGGCGGCAGGGCAGGCGGCTGAAGATGCCGGGCCCGCGGTTTCCGCCCAGGCCGCAGTTGTCTTGGATGCGAAAACCGGTCAGGTACTTTACGCCAAAGAACCTTCTAAAAGGATGTATCCCGCAAGCACAACCAAAATACTCACCGCCCTGGTGGTACTGCAGAATGCCCGGCTTGACGACAGGATAAAGGCAACGGGGAAGGTGGTTAACACCGAAGGGTCAGCCATCTGGCTGAAGGAAGGGGAGGAGCTTACGGTAAGCGACGGGCTCTACGCCCTCTTGCTGAATTCGGCCAACGACGTTGCCGTGGCGCTTGCGGAAATGGTAGGCGGTTCGGAGAAAGAGTTCGCGAGTATGATGAACCGTACCGCCAAGGCTTGCGGGGCAACGGACTCACATTTTAACAACCCGCACGGTTTGCCTGATGAAGACCATTACACCACCGCTCTGGATCTCGCGAAGATAACCAGGGTTGCCATGGGGAACCGGTTATTCAAAGAGATAGTGGCGACAAAGACGAAGAACATCGAACGCCAGGCTCCGGACGGTCTTACCCTTCTAATAAATCACAACAAGCTTCTCTGGCGGTATGACGGTGCAATCGGCGTAAAAACCGGTTATACCACGCAGTCAGGCCAGTGTCTTGTTTCCGCCGCCCGTCGCGGTGAACGTGAGATAATCTCCGTGATTCTCGGAGACGATCTGAGCGTTTGGGACAACGCGGCGGCGCTTTTGGATCACGGGTTTTCATCGTACCACTTGGTGGAGTTGGCCAAGGCGGGGGAGGTTGTGGGGAAATTCCCGGTTCAGAAGGGAACGGAGCAGGTTCTGGGGAAGACGGCGCGGTCCCTCTGGAGCAACATTCCTGCGGGGGCGGACCCGGTCATAATTCCCCGGTGGCGCCTCGAAATGCGGCCTATCGAAGCTCCGGTAAACCAGGGTGATTGTATCGGGACCGTTGTTATTACCGGGGAACAAGGAGAGATTGGCCGCGTAAGCGTTGTTGCCGGCAACTCGGTGGCCCGACTTTCAATCTGGCCTCCGGTTTTCCGTGGTGTCCTCGTGGTGGTTGGAGCCCTGGTGGTATTGAGGCTGCTGTCGGCCTGGTTTAAAAGACACCGCACGCGTTCATTCCCTCGACTTTAG
- a CDS encoding Na/Pi symporter: MANTLLLIISGLVLLITGLRLLQSGLLVISGKGLKSAFRSTSGSPVRASLSGLIASALTQSSTAVSVMTIALTHSRILNLEQAVAVILGANVGTTLTVQFLAVNPGLLALPLFAAGIALSCSPLKTLGKITAGIGAVFLGLDFLNRAVMPLQHEPWFTAGLAYAGGNHLLAVGGATLLTAFLHSSSAATGIVIALYDRNAISLDAAFALVLGNNIGTCFTALIASLTSCAAGRRVALAHLLINVIGAAVCLPFVHPFSTLVAATAADPGRQVANAHTIYNIASSVMFFPFCGPFARLLNRLVPGNLTQTSRNQNFSPQRHRVHREQKYND; this comes from the coding sequence GTGGCAAATACTCTTTTATTAATAATCTCCGGATTAGTCCTGCTTATCACCGGTCTGCGCCTTCTGCAATCCGGGCTCCTCGTTATATCCGGCAAGGGCTTGAAATCGGCCTTTCGGTCCACCTCGGGCAGCCCGGTACGCGCGTCGCTTTCCGGCCTTATCGCCAGCGCGCTGACGCAAAGCAGCACCGCGGTTTCCGTGATGACCATCGCGCTGACGCACAGCCGCATTCTGAACCTGGAACAAGCGGTCGCCGTCATCCTCGGCGCAAACGTCGGAACAACCCTGACGGTACAGTTCCTGGCCGTAAACCCCGGGCTTCTTGCGCTGCCGCTGTTTGCAGCAGGTATCGCTTTATCCTGTTCGCCTCTTAAAACGCTGGGAAAGATAACGGCGGGAATCGGGGCGGTCTTCCTGGGGCTCGACTTCCTTAACCGTGCCGTCATGCCGCTGCAGCACGAACCCTGGTTTACGGCCGGCCTCGCATACGCCGGCGGCAATCATTTACTGGCGGTTGGCGGCGCCACATTGTTGACCGCCTTCCTCCACTCTTCAAGCGCGGCCACGGGTATAGTCATTGCGCTGTACGACCGGAATGCAATAAGCCTCGATGCCGCCTTCGCCCTGGTGCTTGGCAACAACATAGGCACATGTTTCACCGCGCTGATCGCTTCGCTGACCAGTTGCGCCGCCGGAAGGCGCGTGGCTCTGGCCCATCTCTTAATAAATGTAATAGGGGCAGCCGTATGCCTGCCCTTTGTCCACCCTTTCAGTACTCTCGTCGCCGCCACCGCGGCCGACCCCGGCCGACAAGTAGCCAACGCCCACACCATCTACAATATTGCAAGCAGCGTGATGTTCTTCCCCTTCTGCGGTCCGTTTGCCCGCCTGCTTAACAGGCTTGTGCCCGGAAACCTAACCCAGACAAGCCGGAACCAAAATTTTTCACCACAGAGGCACAGAGTTCACAGAGAACAGAAATATAATGACTAA